One Microscilla marina ATCC 23134 genomic region harbors:
- a CDS encoding TolC family protein: MNKLLGLSGLWLLVFVALPVCLQAQNKKPLTIGIVTDGKWAGSERFVQALQNETQALLKNEYEVSFAKQYILHSQWTAKSIKKNIAQLMQNRAVEAIVGVGPVTSQLLANQGSYPKPTIATTVINPELQKLPLTKQNTSGVKNFTYLVSPYAPKRDLEVFHQLYPFKKVGILLYDEILKAMPFVKTYFEQKTQQMGVQFELIPTNTSARQALANIGKDIDAVYLGAIFRMSPNETQQLIQGINERKLPSFALLGTPDVQRGAMAGIAPPSNPKRISRRVALNIQRSVSGENPANFSVNLPFKERLVINMATVRAIDYYPTWSQLSEAELINEDKQNIGRKVNLKQVADEAIKANLELKVAQQNVASGFTNIRNAQSNLRPRVEVSASGRMIDKDRAASSFGNQPEYATIGSVSFTQVLLSPKAQGNVNVQRQLQQGREHQRQQTRLDVVLQATQSYLNILRAKTLENIQKDNLRLTRRNLELARTRKAVGYSGPSDLYRWESQIALTKKDLIDTQAQLKLAAINLNQLLNRPINEEFVAEEINLKNSSLIVANPQIFHYIDNPKKYQILGDFLVEEGIRNLPEIKQLDAAIAAQKSLRLLTRRQNYTPTIALQAGADYLFYRGGEGVGAPSIVIPSAAGNVNLSDNFSSPDKLNWQVGVKASLPIINGGQRRAELQKTNIEILKMEAQKQDLILKLKQRIMASLALTRAAYSSIQLTQAAEKAASKNFDLVQDAYSKGVVSIIQLIDAQNAAIKSEQFASNAVYEFIIQLLALERAKGSYYFLASADQQSDYFNRLETYFKGN, translated from the coding sequence ATGAACAAATTACTTGGGCTGTCAGGCTTGTGGTTGCTAGTGTTTGTGGCATTGCCGGTTTGCCTACAGGCGCAAAATAAAAAACCGCTGACTATAGGCATAGTGACAGACGGTAAATGGGCGGGTAGCGAGCGTTTTGTGCAGGCATTACAAAACGAAACTCAAGCATTGCTCAAAAACGAATATGAGGTATCATTTGCCAAGCAATATATTTTGCATAGTCAATGGACAGCAAAGTCAATTAAAAAGAATATCGCCCAATTGATGCAAAATAGGGCAGTAGAGGCAATAGTAGGGGTAGGCCCGGTTACCTCGCAATTGTTGGCAAATCAGGGCAGTTACCCCAAGCCTACCATAGCGACTACTGTCATAAATCCTGAGCTGCAAAAGCTGCCCTTGACCAAGCAAAATACTTCTGGAGTCAAAAACTTTACTTACTTAGTGTCGCCTTATGCGCCCAAGCGCGACTTAGAAGTTTTTCATCAACTTTACCCTTTCAAAAAAGTGGGGATTTTGTTATATGACGAGATACTGAAAGCGATGCCTTTTGTGAAAACTTATTTTGAGCAAAAGACCCAGCAAATGGGGGTACAATTTGAGCTGATTCCGACCAACACCAGCGCCCGTCAAGCCCTCGCCAACATAGGCAAAGACATAGACGCAGTATACCTGGGGGCTATTTTTAGAATGTCGCCCAACGAAACCCAACAATTGATACAAGGGATCAATGAACGAAAGCTGCCTTCGTTTGCCTTATTGGGCACGCCCGATGTGCAACGTGGGGCAATGGCAGGCATAGCGCCTCCGTCTAACCCCAAACGCATTAGCCGCAGGGTGGCGCTCAATATTCAACGCAGTGTTTCGGGTGAAAACCCCGCCAATTTTTCGGTGAACCTTCCATTTAAAGAACGTTTGGTGATCAATATGGCTACAGTGCGCGCTATAGACTACTACCCTACCTGGAGCCAGTTATCGGAGGCAGAACTCATCAACGAAGATAAGCAAAACATTGGCCGAAAGGTAAACCTAAAGCAAGTAGCCGACGAAGCCATCAAAGCTAACCTAGAGCTAAAAGTGGCTCAGCAAAACGTAGCAAGTGGTTTTACCAATATCCGCAATGCTCAGTCGAACCTACGCCCTAGAGTAGAGGTGTCAGCATCGGGGCGAATGATAGATAAAGACCGGGCGGCATCGAGCTTTGGCAACCAACCCGAATATGCTACCATTGGATCAGTGTCGTTTACTCAGGTGTTGCTTTCGCCCAAGGCCCAAGGCAATGTGAATGTTCAGCGACAGCTGCAACAAGGGCGCGAACACCAACGCCAGCAAACCCGGCTGGATGTGGTGTTGCAAGCTACCCAAAGCTACCTCAATATATTGAGGGCGAAAACGCTGGAAAATATTCAAAAAGATAACTTAAGACTGACCCGTCGCAACCTGGAACTGGCACGTACCCGCAAGGCGGTGGGGTATTCGGGTCCTTCGGATTTGTACCGTTGGGAAAGCCAAATTGCCTTGACCAAAAAAGACTTGATTGACACCCAAGCTCAGCTTAAGCTGGCGGCAATCAACTTGAACCAACTGCTCAATCGACCTATCAACGAGGAGTTTGTTGCAGAAGAAATTAACCTGAAAAACAGCTCGTTGATTGTTGCCAACCCCCAAATCTTTCATTACATAGATAACCCTAAAAAATACCAAATCTTGGGCGATTTCTTGGTGGAAGAAGGTATTCGTAATTTGCCAGAAATCAAGCAGTTAGATGCAGCCATTGCCGCACAAAAAAGCCTGCGTTTGCTTACCCGCCGTCAAAACTACACTCCTACTATAGCCTTACAAGCAGGTGCCGACTATTTGTTTTATCGTGGCGGTGAGGGGGTAGGCGCTCCTTCTATTGTGATACCGAGCGCAGCGGGTAATGTTAACCTAAGTGATAACTTTTCGTCGCCCGACAAACTCAACTGGCAGGTGGGGGTGAAGGCATCGTTGCCCATTATCAATGGCGGCCAACGCAGGGCAGAACTCCAAAAAACCAATATTGAAATTTTGAAAATGGAGGCACAAAAGCAAGACCTGATTCTTAAGCTCAAGCAACGCATTATGGCATCGTTGGCGCTTACACGGGCGGCTTATAGTAGCATTCAATTGACTCAAGCAGCCGAAAAAGCGGCAAGCAAAAACTTTGATTTGGTGCAAGATGCTTACTCCAAAGGGGTAGTGTCTATCATTCAGCTCATCGATGCTCAAAATGCTGCCATCAAATCGGAGCAATTTGCCTCTAATGCGGTATACGAGTTTATCATTCAATTATTGGCATTGGAACGCGCCAAGGGTAGTTATTACTTTTTGGCTTCTGCCGATCAGCAAAGCGATTATTTTAACCGATTGGAAACTTATTTTAAGGGAAATTAA
- a CDS encoding TetR/AcrR family transcriptional regulator: protein MSSNTKERILDKATELFNEQGITNTSIRNIADALEMSPGNITYHFKSKEEIVQHIQERNFQNIQSVLAQSERVGLEHFDKILDTVMIQQQRSRCFFSDTMDLVRNYPSIAQKLAQNITKNLKTARVLFDYYIGRGLLKPERTEGAYDHLIHSILLVCISWLKHQTVMATNDVHFSEEYFLGMLRSMFIPHLTEKGLKEYEALHRKKASMNDHKA from the coding sequence ATGAGTAGCAACACCAAAGAACGCATTCTTGACAAAGCCACTGAGCTATTTAATGAGCAGGGCATTACTAATACCAGCATTCGCAATATTGCCGATGCGCTGGAGATGAGTCCTGGAAATATTACTTATCACTTCAAGAGCAAAGAAGAGATTGTGCAACATATCCAAGAACGTAATTTTCAAAATATTCAGTCGGTGCTTGCCCAAAGCGAGCGGGTGGGGTTAGAGCATTTTGACAAGATATTGGACACAGTAATGATACAACAACAACGCAGCCGTTGCTTTTTTTCTGATACAATGGATTTGGTACGGAACTACCCTAGCATTGCCCAAAAGCTTGCCCAAAACATTACCAAAAACCTTAAGACTGCCAGGGTACTTTTTGACTATTACATTGGGAGGGGCTTGTTGAAGCCCGAACGTACCGAAGGAGCTTATGACCACTTGATTCACTCTATTCTATTGGTGTGTATATCATGGCTGAAGCACCAAACCGTGATGGCTACCAATGATGTGCATTTTTCGGAAGAGTACTTTCTGGGAATGCTTCGAAGCATGTTCATTCCTCATCTGACCGAAAAGGGGCTGAAAGAATATGAAGCTTTGCATAGAAAAAAGGCATCAATGAATGACCATAAAGCTTAA